The following proteins come from a genomic window of Eisenibacter elegans DSM 3317:
- the lpxB gene encoding lipid-A-disaccharide synthase — translation MKYYLIAGERSGDMHAANLMRALKEEDSAANFRCWGGDQMEAVAGELVQHYRDMAFMGFWEVLKNLGTIRKFMRQCQADLLAHRPDVLILVDYAGFNMRMAKFAKAHGIPVFYYISPKVWAWNTKRAYKIKRFVSRMFVILPFEVAFFKRFDYEVDYVGNPIWDAIHNFRPSADFRQRHQLSEAPIVAVLPGSRFQEVKAVLGDVLRIRSQFPDYQFVIAGVNNLPPSLYKAAQHTEGIHLVFEETYDLLSEATAAVVTSGTATLETALFGVPQVVVYRTSALTYRIIKTLIRVPYISLVNLIANKPVVTELIQHEFRPERLREELKRILPNNPGRKAVQDGYAHLLSQMGEPGASSKAAKKMWQYLNEK, via the coding sequence ATGAAATACTACCTCATAGCCGGAGAGCGCTCCGGTGATATGCACGCTGCCAACCTAATGCGGGCACTCAAAGAAGAAGATTCTGCGGCTAATTTTCGCTGCTGGGGTGGCGACCAGATGGAGGCTGTGGCTGGCGAACTGGTACAGCATTATCGCGATATGGCCTTTATGGGCTTTTGGGAGGTATTGAAAAACCTCGGCACTATCCGTAAGTTTATGCGGCAATGTCAGGCCGATTTGCTGGCGCACCGCCCCGATGTGCTCATCCTTGTAGATTATGCGGGGTTCAATATGCGAATGGCCAAGTTTGCCAAGGCACACGGCATTCCGGTGTTTTATTATATCTCTCCCAAGGTGTGGGCTTGGAACACCAAGCGCGCCTACAAAATCAAACGCTTTGTCTCACGGATGTTTGTGATTTTGCCTTTTGAGGTGGCGTTTTTCAAACGTTTCGACTACGAAGTAGACTATGTGGGCAACCCCATCTGGGATGCTATCCACAACTTCCGGCCTTCGGCAGACTTCCGGCAGCGGCATCAGCTTTCGGAAGCTCCAATTGTCGCAGTATTGCCGGGTAGCCGTTTCCAAGAAGTTAAGGCTGTCTTGGGAGATGTATTGCGCATCCGAAGCCAATTCCCTGACTATCAGTTTGTGATAGCAGGCGTTAACAACCTTCCACCAAGTCTCTACAAAGCCGCTCAACACACCGAAGGTATACACTTGGTATTTGAAGAGACCTATGACCTACTCTCGGAAGCAACGGCGGCAGTGGTAACTTCGGGGACGGCCACGCTAGAAACAGCACTTTTTGGCGTGCCTCAGGTGGTGGTTTACCGAACTAGCGCGCTCACTTACCGCATCATCAAGACCCTGATTCGAGTACCTTATATTTCGCTTGTCAACCTGATTGCCAATAAGCCCGTCGTTACTGAGTTGATTCAACACGAGTTTCGCCCCGAACGCCTACGGGAAGAACTGAAACGTATCTTGCCCAACAACCCGGGACGAAAGGCTGTGCAAGATGGCTATGCACACCTACTGAGCCAAATGGGGGAGCCCGGCGCCTCCAGCAAAGCTGCAAAGAAAATGTGGCAGTATCTGAACGAAAAATAA
- a CDS encoding histone deacetylase family protein, translated as MLKIAWNPCYVLPLPPKHRFPMEKYQLLPEQLRYEGLATEANFFSPQPLPEADIVRVHLPDYWERLRNQTLSPADVRRSGFPLSEELIQREITIAQGTLDCAHFALQYGIAMNIAGGTHHAFTNRPEGFCLLNDMAIAAQTLLDQGRIRQALIIDLDVHQGNGTAEIFGHRPEVFTFSMHGQHNYPLRKEHSDWDIGLPDHTDDAHYLGLLREALPRLMDEVQPDMVFFQAGVDVLATDKLGRLGLSMQGCAERDRLVLATCRQHRVPVVVSMGGGYSPRVATIVDAHTQTFRLAQELFF; from the coding sequence ATGCTCAAAATTGCTTGGAACCCCTGTTATGTCTTACCCTTGCCTCCTAAGCATCGCTTTCCGATGGAGAAGTACCAGTTGCTCCCCGAGCAGCTACGCTATGAAGGGCTGGCTACCGAGGCTAATTTTTTCAGCCCCCAGCCTCTGCCCGAGGCCGATATTGTGCGGGTACACCTCCCCGACTATTGGGAGCGCCTACGCAATCAGACCCTCAGCCCTGCCGATGTGCGCCGTTCGGGTTTTCCGCTTTCTGAGGAACTGATACAGCGTGAGATTACCATTGCCCAAGGCACGCTCGACTGTGCGCACTTTGCGCTCCAATATGGTATTGCGATGAATATTGCCGGCGGTACACACCACGCCTTCACCAACCGCCCCGAGGGCTTCTGCCTCCTCAACGATATGGCCATTGCAGCCCAGACCTTGCTCGACCAAGGGCGCATTCGTCAGGCGCTTATCATCGATCTTGACGTACACCAAGGTAATGGTACTGCCGAAATATTTGGCCACCGCCCCGAGGTATTTACCTTCAGTATGCACGGCCAACACAACTACCCCCTGCGCAAGGAACACTCCGACTGGGACATTGGCCTGCCCGACCATACCGACGACGCGCACTACCTCGGCCTGCTGCGCGAAGCCTTACCCCGCCTGATGGACGAGGTACAGCCTGATATGGTCTTCTTCCAAGCTGGGGTAGATGTGTTGGCGACAGACAAGCTCGGCAGGCTCGGCCTGAGCATGCAGGGCTGCGCCGAGAGAGACCGACTTGTATTGGCCACTTGCCGCCAGCACCGCGTGCCGGTAGTGGTCAGTATGGGCGGCGGATACTCCCCGCGTGTGGCGACCATTGTCGATGCACATACCCAAACCTTTCGATTGGCACAAGAGCTGTTCTTTTGA
- a CDS encoding alpha/beta fold hydrolase, with amino-acid sequence MNMLHPLRTLCLVFCFCSAVLMAQESSFSFDQLEYPFDTRLTTLSDGLKLASIESGKGKQTLVFIHGLGSYAKAWQPNMAELQAKYRCIALDLPGYGKSDKPAEQTYDLPYYVAQIADFIRIRKLKQVVLVGHSMGGQIAMLTALTHPDLVRRLVLVAPAGLELFNDNEAQMLTGFTKPEAIAATSDEQILENLKLNFVTLPEAAKYMHQDRVKMKQASDFAQYAKAVSDNVRGMLEAPVYERLGELKQPTLLLFGKQDRLIPNAFLHPNLTTEQVAQEGAKRIPNATLTLIDEAGHFVGFEKATAVNQAIQAFLK; translated from the coding sequence ATGAATATGTTACACCCTTTACGCACGTTGTGCCTTGTTTTTTGTTTTTGTAGTGCCGTACTGATGGCCCAAGAGTCCTCATTCAGTTTCGACCAGTTGGAGTACCCCTTCGACACCCGTCTGACCACCCTGAGTGACGGCCTCAAGCTCGCCTCTATCGAAAGTGGCAAGGGCAAACAAACCCTCGTCTTTATACACGGCTTGGGAAGCTACGCCAAAGCTTGGCAGCCCAACATGGCGGAGTTGCAGGCAAAATACCGCTGTATTGCCCTCGACCTGCCGGGCTATGGCAAGTCCGACAAGCCTGCCGAGCAGACCTATGACCTTCCCTATTACGTTGCCCAGATTGCCGACTTTATCCGTATCCGCAAACTCAAGCAAGTAGTATTGGTAGGGCATTCGATGGGCGGGCAAATTGCCATGCTCACTGCCCTCACACACCCTGACTTGGTGCGGCGCCTTGTTCTAGTCGCACCCGCAGGCTTGGAGCTTTTCAATGACAACGAAGCCCAAATGCTGACCGGATTTACCAAGCCCGAAGCCATTGCAGCCACCTCCGACGAACAAATTCTCGAAAACCTAAAACTCAATTTCGTTACCCTACCCGAGGCGGCTAAGTATATGCACCAAGACCGTGTAAAAATGAAGCAAGCCTCTGATTTTGCGCAATATGCCAAGGCTGTGTCGGACAATGTCCGTGGCATGCTTGAAGCTCCCGTCTATGAGCGCTTAGGCGAACTAAAACAGCCTACCTTACTGCTCTTTGGCAAACAAGACCGCCTTATCCCCAATGCTTTTTTGCATCCCAATCTCACCACCGAACAGGTAGCCCAAGAGGGAGCCAAACGCATCCCCAATGCCACCCTCACGCTTATCGATGAGGCAGGACACTTTGTGGGCTTCGAAAAAGCCACCGCAGTCAATCAGGCCATACAAGCGTTTCTGAAATGA
- a CDS encoding M23 family metallopeptidase, whose amino-acid sequence MRFLQIILVSFWLFGSCLGNSSGLYAQGSEPEKKGENKRFDGQQKIIIPAQTRDTLRRGAENNTKLSPEESAQQLLDAVDMGYESQDDLRKAYESFQLYKTTALVREDTNSIRHFENQVVAVSREMKIDCVWVKLEDYYQIWDATYINPYQRSAASFNQSKEIQLFDGEKGLLWASPLEKTFITSGFGPRWGHFHGGIDLQLNVGTPIYAAFDGIVRISTFNRGYGNYVVLRHYNGLETLYGHMSALKVRSGQEVKAGQLIGLGGSTGWSTGPHLHFETLYAGHTFNPLEIYNINQRFQLRSDKFVLLPQHFAHLGNKMRLTLYHQVVPGETLQTISHKYNVPVTVLAQINQLTTSTTLRVGQRLRIR is encoded by the coding sequence ATGAGGTTTTTACAGATTATTCTGGTTAGTTTTTGGCTTTTCGGCAGTTGTTTGGGCAACAGCTCAGGGCTTTATGCCCAAGGCTCAGAGCCAGAGAAAAAGGGGGAAAACAAAAGATTTGATGGCCAACAGAAAATCATTATCCCCGCGCAAACACGCGACACGCTGCGCAGAGGTGCTGAAAATAATACCAAACTCAGCCCCGAAGAGTCGGCTCAGCAGTTGCTCGATGCGGTCGATATGGGCTATGAGTCTCAAGACGATTTGCGCAAGGCCTATGAGTCCTTTCAATTATACAAAACCACGGCCTTGGTACGAGAAGATACCAACAGCATTCGACATTTTGAAAACCAAGTAGTGGCGGTCTCAAGGGAGATGAAAATTGACTGTGTATGGGTAAAGCTAGAGGATTATTACCAAATATGGGATGCGACCTACATCAACCCCTATCAGCGCAGCGCGGCTAGCTTCAACCAGTCAAAAGAAATACAGTTATTTGATGGAGAAAAAGGCCTGCTTTGGGCATCTCCTCTAGAAAAGACTTTCATTACCTCTGGTTTTGGCCCACGCTGGGGGCACTTTCACGGAGGGATAGATTTACAACTCAATGTCGGCACCCCTATTTATGCGGCTTTTGACGGAATTGTACGTATTTCTACCTTCAACAGGGGGTATGGCAATTATGTGGTACTGAGGCACTATAACGGCCTCGAAACACTCTATGGCCATATGAGCGCTCTCAAAGTCCGCTCCGGCCAAGAGGTCAAAGCGGGGCAATTGATAGGGCTTGGAGGGAGTACAGGCTGGAGTACCGGGCCTCACCTACACTTCGAGACACTCTATGCAGGGCATACCTTCAACCCACTGGAGATTTATAATATCAATCAACGCTTTCAACTACGCTCGGACAAGTTTGTCCTCCTTCCACAACATTTTGCGCATTTGGGCAATAAAATGCGCCTGACGCTTTACCACCAAGTAGTGCCGGGGGAAACGCTCCAGACTATCAGCCACAAATACAATGTACCGGTTACGGTATTGGCACAAATCAACCAACTGACTACCTCTACCACGCTGAGAGTAGGGCAACGCCTGCGCATCCGCTAA
- a CDS encoding adenylosuccinate synthase — protein sequence MAVDILLGLQWGDEGKGKIVDFLAPQYQVVARFQGGPNAGHTLEFDGIKHVLHQVPSGIFRTEIQNIVGNGVVLDPVVFKKELDALVEKFGIDVRANLFISKKAHLILPTHKYLDAAQEQAKGASKIGSTLRGIGPTYQDKIGRQGLRVGDILSPDFEQRYQKLKTLHLQIIKNLAFDCQDLSAQEEAFWKGIEALRSLNLADTEYLLNDALQQGKTILAEGAQGTLLDVDFGSYPFVTSSNTTAMGAFAGLGLAPKHVGEVLGIFKAYCTRVGSGPFPTEQDNDTGAQIRAIGREFGATTGRERRCGWLDLPALKYAVMLNGVTQLYMMKADVLNSFEQIQVCTHYRLPDGSLTEQVPFDMLQTDVTPVYQTLEGWNCDLEAFRQFDQLPEALCQYIAFIEAAVGVPITLVSIGPDRTQTIKR from the coding sequence ATGGCAGTCGATATATTACTCGGTCTACAATGGGGCGACGAGGGCAAGGGCAAAATCGTAGACTTTCTGGCACCCCAATACCAAGTGGTGGCGCGCTTTCAGGGCGGCCCCAACGCTGGGCACACCCTAGAGTTTGATGGCATCAAACACGTCCTCCACCAAGTGCCTTCGGGCATTTTCCGCACCGAAATCCAAAACATTGTCGGCAATGGTGTCGTGCTCGACCCAGTGGTTTTCAAGAAAGAGCTTGATGCGCTGGTCGAGAAGTTTGGGATTGATGTCCGTGCCAACCTCTTTATCTCCAAAAAGGCGCACCTTATTCTCCCTACCCACAAATACCTCGATGCGGCTCAAGAGCAGGCCAAGGGGGCATCCAAAATAGGATCGACTTTGCGCGGCATAGGCCCTACTTATCAAGATAAAATAGGCCGCCAAGGCCTTCGCGTGGGCGACATTCTAAGCCCTGATTTTGAGCAACGTTATCAGAAGCTCAAAACACTGCATCTCCAAATTATCAAAAACTTGGCTTTTGACTGCCAAGACCTCAGTGCCCAAGAAGAGGCCTTCTGGAAGGGCATCGAAGCTTTGCGCAGTCTCAACTTGGCCGATACTGAGTATCTCCTCAACGATGCGCTTCAGCAAGGAAAGACAATCTTGGCCGAAGGCGCACAAGGTACCCTGCTCGATGTGGACTTTGGGTCTTACCCCTTCGTTACTAGTTCCAACACCACGGCTATGGGTGCTTTTGCCGGTCTCGGCCTTGCTCCCAAACACGTGGGCGAAGTATTGGGGATTTTCAAGGCCTACTGTACCCGTGTGGGCAGCGGCCCCTTCCCGACTGAGCAAGACAACGACACCGGCGCTCAAATCCGTGCCATCGGGCGTGAGTTTGGCGCTACTACCGGGCGCGAGCGCCGCTGCGGATGGCTCGACCTACCGGCGCTCAAATACGCTGTCATGCTCAATGGCGTTACCCAACTCTATATGATGAAGGCCGACGTACTCAATAGCTTTGAGCAAATACAAGTCTGCACTCACTACCGCCTCCCCGATGGCAGCCTCACCGAGCAAGTGCCTTTTGATATGCTCCAAACAGATGTTACGCCTGTCTACCAAACTCTCGAAGGCTGGAACTGCGACCTAGAGGCCTTCCGTCAGTTTGACCAACTACCCGAGGCGCTCTGCCAGTATATCGCCTTTATCGAGGCTGCCGTAGGTGTACCGATTACCTTGGTATCTATTGGCCCTGACCGTACCCAAACCATCAAGCGCTAA
- a CDS encoding AlbA family DNA-binding domain-containing protein has product MELVQLKKLVRQGEGKQLEFKLKANHPEKIIREVVAFANTEGGILLIGVADDKTIKGLKYPREDEYVLTRAIENQCFPPIDYQLERVLIDDTREVLVFHIARGEVLPHYVAENAHTRARTAYIRIDDKSVKASREMREILKSANSGRNFQFEFGQKERLLMRYLEQHQSITVDDFANTANIPRRVASRTLVLLVLSKVLQILPSENQDVFQVADS; this is encoded by the coding sequence ATGGAACTCGTACAGCTCAAAAAACTAGTTCGTCAAGGAGAAGGTAAACAGCTGGAGTTCAAGCTAAAGGCGAATCACCCAGAAAAAATCATCCGCGAGGTGGTCGCTTTTGCCAATACAGAAGGCGGTATTTTGTTGATAGGAGTAGCCGACGACAAGACCATCAAGGGGCTCAAATACCCCCGTGAGGACGAATACGTCCTCACACGTGCCATCGAAAACCAATGTTTCCCCCCAATAGACTACCAGCTGGAGCGTGTCCTTATTGACGATACCCGCGAAGTATTGGTCTTTCATATTGCTAGGGGGGAGGTATTACCTCATTATGTAGCCGAAAATGCTCATACCCGCGCTCGTACGGCCTATATTCGGATAGATGACAAGAGCGTAAAAGCCAGTAGGGAAATGCGCGAAATTCTAAAAAGCGCCAACAGCGGGCGCAATTTTCAGTTTGAATTTGGCCAAAAAGAGCGTCTACTGATGCGCTACCTAGAGCAACACCAATCCATTACCGTTGATGATTTTGCCAATACGGCCAACATCCCTAGGCGGGTGGCTTCCCGAACCTTGGTGTTGCTGGTGCTCTCGAAGGTCCTGCAGATTCTGCCTAGCGAAAACCAAGATGTATTTCAGGTGGCCGATTCTTGA
- the lepB gene encoding signal peptidase I yields the protein MFKKKNKDAAEKAPETPKTWQQSAKEWGKSIIAAVFFATLIRWLLLTAYTIPTSSMEGSLLVGDFLFVSKYHYGARTPQTLLHFPLTDHQFWGTGIPSYLTWIQLPMYRLPGISSVKKGHEVVFNFPADSLGHPTDLKINYIKRCVAVAGDTLQIKDTQVFINGKAQENPQHLQFLYLVYTKGNINELFFDKYNITEYSKFIDGDQEGYLMHISEATAEQLKNVGNVVRVVKNIQKPDNYDASVYPHHPDFAWNKDNFGPLVLPKKGMQIEINAKNLALYGEVIQKYENHRKVSIENNQLLIDGAPVKQYTFKQDYYFMMGDNRHNSLDSRFWGFVPHDHIIGKAAVVWLSMAYNKPLSKRIRWNRWFKTNFTK from the coding sequence ATGTTTAAGAAAAAAAACAAGGACGCTGCTGAAAAAGCCCCCGAAACACCAAAAACTTGGCAACAATCGGCCAAAGAATGGGGTAAATCCATCATTGCGGCAGTCTTTTTTGCTACATTGATCCGCTGGCTACTACTGACAGCCTACACCATCCCAACCTCTTCTATGGAAGGCTCGCTGTTGGTGGGCGACTTTTTGTTTGTGAGCAAATACCATTATGGTGCGCGCACCCCACAGACTTTGCTCCACTTCCCCCTGACCGACCACCAGTTTTGGGGAACCGGTATCCCCTCTTACCTCACCTGGATTCAGTTGCCTATGTATCGCCTACCGGGCATTAGCAGTGTCAAAAAAGGACACGAAGTTGTTTTTAACTTCCCCGCCGACTCGTTGGGCCACCCTACTGACCTCAAAATCAACTACATCAAACGCTGTGTGGCGGTAGCTGGTGATACCCTGCAAATTAAAGATACTCAAGTGTTTATCAACGGCAAAGCCCAAGAAAACCCCCAACATTTGCAATTCTTGTATCTTGTTTATACCAAGGGCAATATCAATGAGCTCTTTTTTGATAAGTACAACATTACCGAATACAGCAAGTTTATTGACGGCGACCAAGAAGGCTATCTGATGCACATCAGCGAAGCTACTGCCGAGCAGCTCAAAAATGTGGGCAATGTGGTTCGTGTGGTCAAAAACATCCAAAAACCCGACAACTATGATGCGTCAGTATATCCTCATCACCCTGACTTTGCTTGGAATAAAGACAACTTCGGCCCCTTGGTCTTGCCCAAGAAAGGAATGCAAATCGAGATCAACGCCAAGAACCTTGCCCTCTATGGAGAGGTGATTCAAAAGTATGAAAACCACCGGAAAGTAAGCATCGAAAACAATCAATTGCTCATCGATGGCGCTCCCGTCAAACAATATACCTTCAAACAAGACTATTATTTTATGATGGGGGACAACCGCCACAACTCTCTCGACTCTCGCTTCTGGGGCTTTGTGCCCCATGACCATATTATTGGCAAAGCAGCGGTCGTTTGGTTGTCAATGGCTTACAACAAGCCCCTCTCCAAACGAATTCGATGGAATCGTTGGTTTAAGACCAATTTCACCAAATAA
- a CDS encoding polysaccharide biosynthesis/export family protein has protein sequence MRNILYFVAFAVLLSSCKIYNQNVIFKTETELNIPEVEALRAIAERNYIIKPDDFISVRLFSVEGEALVEPILPANLMGQQGGMVGGGGMMMGAQQGGLQQRYLIQTDGSADLPLIGNISLKGYTLHQADSVLTEAYSQFYKDLYVRTQYLNKRVIVFRGAGATVVPLENENMHLIEVLAIAGGFDNSVRATNIRIIRGDLKDPTVFIVNLKTIEDMRKAYLRIEPNDIIYVEPIRKSILEGLSDLSGLLGLLATIFSFAVLIRSTNN, from the coding sequence ATGCGAAACATACTTTATTTTGTTGCCTTTGCAGTACTCTTGTCCTCTTGTAAGATTTATAATCAGAACGTGATTTTTAAAACAGAAACCGAGCTCAACATCCCAGAGGTGGAGGCGCTTCGAGCTATCGCCGAGCGCAACTATATCATCAAGCCAGATGATTTTATCAGTGTGCGGCTCTTTAGTGTGGAGGGTGAAGCCCTGGTAGAGCCCATCTTGCCGGCCAACTTGATGGGGCAGCAGGGCGGAATGGTTGGCGGTGGCGGAATGATGATGGGCGCACAGCAAGGCGGCCTCCAACAACGCTACCTCATTCAAACCGATGGCTCAGCAGACCTACCCCTGATTGGCAATATCTCGCTAAAAGGCTATACTCTACACCAAGCCGACAGCGTCTTGACGGAGGCCTACAGCCAGTTTTATAAAGACTTGTATGTGCGTACGCAATACCTCAACAAACGTGTGATTGTGTTTCGAGGGGCTGGCGCGACTGTAGTGCCGCTCGAAAACGAAAATATGCACCTCATCGAAGTGTTGGCCATTGCCGGCGGCTTCGACAACTCGGTGCGCGCTACCAACATCCGCATCATCAGGGGAGACCTCAAAGACCCAACGGTCTTTATTGTCAATCTGAAAACGATAGAGGATATGCGCAAAGCCTACCTTCGCATTGAGCCTAACGACATCATTTATGTAGAGCCTATTCGCAAGAGCATCTTAGAGGGCTTGAGCGACTTGTCAGGTTTGTTGGGGCTGTTGGCTACTATTTTCTCTTTTGCCGTATTAATCAGAAGCACGAATAATTAA
- the bioA gene encoding adenosylmethionine--8-amino-7-oxononanoate transaminase translates to MDSLAHKDQQYIWHPFTPYTEVSKVIPLSHAQGVYLYTAEGREILDAISSWWVNLHGHSHPHIAQSLATQALKLEHVIFAGFTHEPAVTLAERLLAILPDNQEKIFYSDNGSTACEVGIKMAFQYWHNQGIRKPRIVALDGGYHGDTFGAMSVGDRSPFSAPFDPYLFEVYHLPFPTCSQSPCCGASQTHHQDCARAAQVIAEFETLAATGEVGAFIYEPLIQGASGMRMYSPEILDKLLGIAARYDIITIADEVMTGFGRTGKLFASEYCTLKPDILCLSKGLTGGTLALGVTSCTGRIFEAFKAAELAKTFFHGHSFTANPLACAAANASLDLLLTANCQRDIERISAKQAAFAQTMRQHPAIRQARHFGTIVALEIDTDRETSYFNEARSWLYDYFLSKDILLRPLGNVLYVLPPYIITNEELERIYRVIGQLLDERFGA, encoded by the coding sequence ATGGACTCACTCGCGCACAAAGACCAACAATACATCTGGCACCCTTTTACCCCCTATACCGAGGTGAGCAAGGTCATTCCGCTCAGCCATGCCCAAGGGGTATATCTCTACACTGCCGAAGGGCGTGAGATTCTGGATGCCATTAGCTCGTGGTGGGTCAATCTACACGGGCACAGCCACCCCCATATCGCTCAGAGCCTCGCGACACAAGCGCTCAAGCTGGAGCACGTCATCTTTGCGGGCTTTACACACGAGCCTGCCGTAACCTTGGCCGAGCGCCTGTTGGCGATTTTGCCTGATAATCAGGAGAAAATTTTCTACTCCGACAATGGTAGTACGGCCTGTGAAGTAGGCATCAAGATGGCTTTTCAATATTGGCACAACCAAGGCATCCGCAAGCCGCGCATTGTAGCGCTAGACGGAGGCTACCACGGCGATACCTTCGGCGCAATGTCGGTCGGCGACCGTAGCCCTTTTTCGGCTCCTTTTGACCCCTATCTTTTTGAGGTATACCACCTCCCCTTCCCTACCTGTAGTCAAAGCCCCTGCTGCGGCGCTAGCCAAACACACCACCAAGATTGTGCCCGTGCTGCTCAGGTAATTGCTGAGTTTGAAACCCTTGCAGCCACTGGCGAGGTGGGGGCTTTTATTTATGAGCCGCTCATCCAAGGAGCTTCGGGAATGCGGATGTATAGCCCTGAGATTCTGGATAAACTACTGGGGATTGCCGCCCGCTACGATATCATCACCATTGCCGACGAGGTAATGACTGGTTTTGGGCGAACCGGAAAGCTATTTGCCTCCGAATATTGTACGCTCAAGCCAGATATCCTCTGTCTTTCCAAAGGCCTGACAGGCGGTACTTTGGCACTAGGCGTAACGAGTTGTACTGGCCGCATTTTTGAGGCTTTCAAAGCTGCGGAGCTGGCCAAGACTTTCTTCCACGGACACTCCTTCACCGCCAACCCGCTGGCCTGTGCGGCGGCCAATGCCAGCCTTGACCTGTTGCTTACGGCCAACTGCCAACGCGATATCGAACGCATCAGTGCCAAACAGGCTGCCTTTGCCCAAACTATGCGCCAACACCCTGCCATTCGTCAAGCACGGCACTTTGGTACCATTGTGGCGCTCGAAATCGATACCGACCGCGAAACCTCCTACTTTAATGAGGCGCGCAGCTGGCTCTATGATTATTTCCTGAGCAAAGATATTTTGCTGCGCCCCTTGGGCAATGTGCTGTATGTATTGCCGCCTTATATCATCACCAACGAAGAGCTGGAGCGCATCTATCGCGTGATTGGACAGCTTTTGGACGAACGCTTTGGAGCTTAG
- a CDS encoding glycosyltransferase family 4 protein, translating into MKVAIVLNTSWNIYNFRRGLVEAILAEGHEVVAIAPKDEYVQHLLAIGCQYYPVQLNNKGTNPLQDVFYLHQLYRAYRKLKPDLVLQFTIKPNIYGTLAAALLGIPTINNVCGLGTVFLRDGFSSSVAKWLYKWAFRYPHKVFFQNEDDLQVFLEQKLISPELTALIPGSGLPLERFMPEPMPENEEFTFLMVARLIYDKGIVEYVEAARLLKAQGFRARFQLLGAIEEQKGLGISRGQLEAWVAEGLVEYLGTTDRVQQVIALADAVVLPSYREGTPRALLEAAGMAKPLITTNIAGCRQTVTDGYNGFLCEVKNATDLAEKMQAMIQLSPEARATMGQNSRYKVEQEFDEKIVLNAYLRLVRNYAQSA; encoded by the coding sequence ATGAAAGTCGCTATTGTACTGAATACATCTTGGAACATTTATAATTTCAGACGAGGCCTTGTAGAGGCAATATTGGCCGAAGGGCACGAAGTAGTGGCAATAGCCCCTAAAGACGAATATGTACAACATTTGCTGGCCATCGGCTGCCAATACTATCCTGTACAGCTGAACAACAAGGGAACCAACCCCCTGCAAGATGTTTTCTACCTACACCAACTCTATCGCGCCTATCGCAAACTGAAGCCCGATTTGGTCTTGCAGTTTACCATCAAACCCAATATCTACGGTACTTTGGCGGCAGCCTTGCTGGGTATCCCGACCATCAACAATGTTTGTGGATTGGGTACTGTTTTTTTGCGCGATGGTTTCTCTTCTTCGGTGGCCAAATGGCTCTACAAATGGGCATTTAGGTATCCTCACAAGGTGTTCTTTCAGAATGAAGACGACCTACAGGTGTTTTTGGAACAAAAGCTCATCTCGCCAGAGCTAACAGCGCTCATCCCCGGATCGGGGTTGCCTTTGGAGCGGTTTATGCCTGAGCCAATGCCTGAAAATGAGGAATTTACATTTTTGATGGTAGCCCGTCTTATTTATGACAAAGGCATTGTAGAGTATGTAGAAGCCGCCCGCCTACTCAAGGCTCAAGGCTTTCGGGCGCGCTTTCAGCTTTTAGGTGCCATAGAAGAACAAAAGGGCTTGGGTATCAGCCGAGGCCAACTAGAGGCTTGGGTGGCAGAGGGGCTGGTAGAATATCTCGGCACTACCGACCGCGTACAACAGGTCATTGCGTTGGCCGACGCAGTGGTGTTGCCTTCGTACCGTGAGGGAACGCCTCGCGCCTTGCTCGAAGCCGCCGGAATGGCCAAGCCGCTCATTACAACCAATATCGCCGGCTGCCGACAAACTGTTACCGATGGCTACAACGGCTTTTTGTGTGAGGTCAAAAATGCCACAGACCTAGCCGAAAAGATGCAGGCTATGATTCAGCTCAGCCCCGAAGCTAGAGCCACAATGGGTCAAAATAGCCGATATAAGGTAGAGCAGGAGTTTGACGAGAAAATTGTGCTCAATGCCTACCTGCGCCTTGTACGAAATTATGCCCAATCTGCATAA